The Nothobranchius furzeri strain GRZ-AD chromosome 8, NfurGRZ-RIMD1, whole genome shotgun sequence genome includes a region encoding these proteins:
- the LOC107392732 gene encoding uncharacterized protein C2orf72, with amino-acid sequence MADSDTNTDEDEREFLKVVAQIGGRERIYLVGDACDKKKVDGDDVGIFQEFICDMFHSSNPEISKGPNSQQGDRDGQTGKSDAIPLTMRGMDEDGGKEKRPARKTPRTATKRANIYSSKRAIDSPVIVFIFRQTFVSTCSNEGSLKEILKDVKARTKRASTILRPALIGLIRATQECAETHRCAQVLESLMRSVFHRHSPEMIWVGCFIPKTEATIQNIKKSACNVVYASQTADNSGDRGNQSLWPFQCCFRPERREARGQTNIRPSNCRQKGEAGSKDEGLPLKTLTAEPHVNG; translated from the exons ATGGCCGATTCAGACACGAATACCGATGAGGACGAGAGGGAATTCCTCAAGGTTGTCGCTCAGATCGGAGGAAGAGAGCGGATTTATCTGGTCGGTGATGCTTGTGACAAAAAAAAGGTGGACGGAGATGACGTGGGGATTTTTCAGGAGTTCATCTGTGACATGTTTCATAGCAGCAACCCTGAGATCAGCAAAGGTCCAAACTCCCAGCAAGGCGATCGCGATGGGCAGACGGGGAAAAGCGATGCGATTCCTTTAACCATGAGAGGAATGGATGAGGACGGAGGGAAGGAGAAGCGACCGGCACGCAAAACCCCGAGAACAGCAACGAAAAGGGCTAACATTTACAGTTCCAAGCGGGCGATAGACTCCCCTGTCATCGTCTTCATCTTCAGACAGACGTTCGTAAGCACATGCTCCAACGAGGGGAGTTTAAAGGAGATTCTGAAGGACGTAAAGGCACGTACGAAACGTGCCTCGACGATCTTGCGGCCCGCTTTGATTGGATTAATACGCGCCACGCAGGAGTGCGCAGAGACGCACCGCTGTGCGCAAGTCCTGGAGAGTCTGATGCGCTCGGTGTTCCACAGACACTCGCCTGAGATGATATGGGTCGGCTGTTTCATTCCCAAGACGGAGGCCACGATACAGAACATCAAGAAAAGCGCCTGCAACGTTGTTTACGCGTCTCAAACAGCAG ATAATTCCGGGGATAGAGGGAACCAGTCTTTGTGGCCATTCCAATGTTGTTTCAGGCCAGAGAGAAGGGAAGCCAGAGGCCAGACCAACATCAGACCTTCAAACTGCAGGCAAAAAG GTGAAGCTGGAAGTAAAGATGAAGGCCTTCCTCTCAAAACCTTGACTGCTGAGCCTCATGTGAATGGATGA